The region GTTCACGGTGCGCCGGGTCGAGTATCCATTGGCCAAAGCCCAGCTGGCCGCGCGAGAGCTCCATAGGTTGGCTGTCGGCGTTGGTGCGGCGAAGCACCGCCCGAATCCGCGCCACCAGTTCGCGGGCGCTGAAGGGCTTGGCCACATAATCGTCGGCGCCAAGCTCAAGGCCCAGCAGGCGATCGGCCTCCTCAGCGCGTGCGCTCAACATGATCAGCGGAACATTGCTTTCGCGACGGATCGCGCGGCAAAGATCAAAACCATTGGACCCGGGCAGCATGACGTCGAGCAAGATCAGATCGACGGACGCGCCCTGCAGGGCGCGAACCATCTCTGGGCCCGAACCTGAGCTGAGAGCGTGATAGCCGTTCTCGCGCAGCGTCCGCAGCAGCAACGCCCTAAGGCTTGCGTCATCCTCGACAACAAGGACCGTAGGCGGCCCCTGCAGGGCGACGTTCAGATTCAAGTCGAACATTTAAATCTTATGCGGAGGCCCGCGCCTGCCGAACCGGAGCGATACTTAAGTGCAGGGCTCTACAGCCGCAACCATCGTGCAGCGCAGCGTCACGACACAATGAAGACGACGAGGCTACCGAGCGCCGCCATCCGAACCGGCTTCCGAACAGGCCGACGCCGTCGCGGCGTCACGCTTGCCGTCCGCCTTTGGGTCTTTTTGCCGCTGGGCTTTATCGACGCCGGCCTTGGCGCAGGCGGTATCGGCCACTGACGCTTTTGCGATCAGCCGGGCCTTCTTACTCACCGCGACGGTGTGAGTAAGACCGGTGCTTTGCGGATTGTTGGCCAGAGCCGGGGCGGCGGCGGTAAGGGCGGCGAGAGTCAGGAAAGCGGCAAGCTTCATACGGATACCAAAATCAAGGGGGACAGGAAGGAGTTCAGGGCTGCAGCGGGTTGGTCGTCTGCATGCCTTTGGATGCGGACGCCGTGCTGAAGTTTTGAGATGCGCGATAGGCGTCCACTGTCCGCAACAGGCCGACAATTTCAGCCTTGGGAAGTTGGGTGCGGTGCTCCTCACCCAGTTGCGGTTTGAACTTCAGCTCCCAGGCTTGGGGGTCGTGTCCGCCAGTGCTTTCAGCGGCGCGACGAAGATCGGCCTCGCTGACTTCAAAGGAGACTTGCTCCAGGCAAGCTTGGGAGAACTCAATGGCTTGGCAGTGCGCCTTGTTGGCGGCGAGAACCAGAAGGCGCGCCGAACGCGGCAGGGCGTCCGTCTCGTAGTTGACCCGCTCATAGTGGCGGAACGTGCCGATATAATTGAAGGTCTGGCGCACTTCGAAGCGCACCTGACCGGTGCCCTTGTGGACCGCCGCGCGCAGGTAGCCGTCATTGTGCAGGGTGCGGAAGACCCCACGCGTGCTGCGCACCGCGCGCTCGGTGCTGAAGGCGGTCTCCTGCTCGAGGGGATCGTCCATCACGACAATGGCCTGCTGGACCTGCTCGGGGGTGATTGCAGTCTGAGCCTGAGCCAAGGATGGCGCGGTCATGACACAGACGACCAGCGCGGCGCGCAACGCGCCGGAATGCGCGACATTCCTGATGGTCATCAGATAACTCCTGCCGTGGCGGTCCGCGACAGCGATCAAATGTTGCGTGCAGTTTGCTGGAGCGTCACGGCAAGTGTGACAAACTGTTGCCGCGATCGCCCCAGAGCGCGCCACGCGTGAGCGTTCAGGAACGCTCCAGGCGCGGCGCTGGCCCTGGTTGCCGGCAAAGCAAACCTTTCCCCAATTCAGCTCTCGCCAAACACCCCGCCGTGGGTTTCGGCCCGGCCGCGGGGGTCGGCGTGGAGCAGGATGTCGGCGGCGGGGAAAATGCTCAGAATCCGTCGCTCGGCGTCGACCACGATCTGGTGAGCCGCCTCCAGGGTCAGATCATGGTCGAGATCGATGTGGGCCTGGATGTGGATGTAGGGACCGGACTCGCGGGTGCGTAGCTGATGCACGCCACGGACACGCGGATCCTGCGCCATCAGGGCGAGCACCCGGGCGCGGTCCTTGTCCGACAGCTCGCGATCCATCAGTTGGCCTGACGCGCCGCGGAAGACCCCGACCGCCCCCCAGACCAGCCAAGCGGCGACCACCAAGCCGGCGACGGCGTCGATCCAAACCACGCCGGTCAGGGCGGTGGCGAGCAGGCCCACAATCACCACGCCGTTGGACGCCAGATCGGCCGCGTAGTGCGCCCGATCGCCGGCGACAGCGATAGAGCCCGCCTTGGCCAGGGCGCGCGATTGCAGAGTGATCAGCCCGCCGGTGATGGCGATGGAGACGATCATCACCGCGATGCTCCACCCATCCACCGACACCGGCGCCGGGTGCAGCAACCGGCCGATCGCCTCGCGCCCGATCAAGGCGCCCGAGGCGAAGACCAGCCCCGCCTGCATCAGGCTGGCGAAGGCCTCGGCCTTGCCGTAGCCGAACCGGTGAGCCGCATCGGGCGGCGCGTTGGCGTAGCGTACGGCCAAAAGCGTGACGAGCGACGCCACCAGATCCAGGCAGGAGTCGGCCAAGGACGCCATCACCGCCACCGAGCCGCTGGCCGCGAAGGCGGCGCCCTTCAGGGCGATAAGCAGCGTGGCCGCCAGGGTCGATAGCAGGGTGATACGCCGGGTGATCACGGCCTTATCGGCGACCGACAGAGCGGGAGTTGACATGCCGTCCTCAAGCCTCGCTTCAAACCCGGTTCGCCGACCGGCGAGATTTCAAAGAATCTCATCGTCAATATGGAAACGACGGAAACATAGGCCTATGTAGGAAAAACGTGCGGAGCGCACAGTTTTTGGCCTTCCGCGTGCAAAAACAGCCCAAGGAAACGCCAATGTTGAAGATGCTTGCTCCCGCCGCGGCCTTCGCCCTGATCGCCAGCGTCGCCGTCGCGGCTCCCGCGACCAACTCCGCGGTCGTCAAGGTCGGCGACCTCGACCCGGCCAAGGCCTCCACCGCGCGCATCATGGAAAAGCGCATTGAAGCGGCCGCCCTGACCGCCTGCGGCGCCGATGAAGGCAGCGTGGCCCTCGTCAAGCGCTCGGCTCAAAAGAGCGATTGCTACAAGCAGGCCGTGGCCCAGACGCGCACCGTGGTGTCTCGCCAGCTGGCTTCGAACTAAGTCCCCCTTAGGGTGCGGCGCTGCGATTCCAATCCAGCGCCGCCTCCCCGCGCAGCTTGCGCAAGAAGAAGTCGAACTGGCGCCGCTGCACATAGGGGATCGGCCCCGTGGAGCGCCCCACCGCATGGCCCTCGCCCGGGACCATGAGCAACTCGAAGGTCTTGTCGGCCTTGATAAGGGCGTCGACCACCTGAAGGGTCGAGGCGGGATCGACGTTGGAATCCTGCTCGCCCACGATCAACAGCACGTCGCCCTGCAGCTTGTGGGCGTTATCCACACCCGAAGCCCGTGCGTAGCTGTCGTCCACCGGCCAGCCCATCCACTGTTCATTCCAACTGATCTTGTCCATGCGGTTGTCGTAACAACCGGCATAGGCGACGGCCGCCTTGTAGAAATCGGGATGGAAGAGCAGCGCTCCAAAGGCGCTCTGGCCGCCGGCCGAAGCGCCGTAGATGCCCACCCGGCTGGCGTCATAGGACGGATCGATCGCCGCCAGCGCCTTGTGCCAGGCGATCCGGTCGGGGAAACCGCTGTCGCCCAGGTTCTTCCAGGCGACGTCGTGGAAGGCCTTTGAGCGGTTCAGCGTGCCCATGCCGTCCATCTGCACGACGATGAAGCCAAGGTCGGCCTGGGCCTGCATGCCGATCATCTTGTCGCCGCCGGCGTGGAAGCCGAACGGCCAAAAGGTCTTTGGGACAAAGTTGTCGTGCGGGCCGGCATAGATGTTCTCGATCACCGGATAGCGTTTGGCCGGGTCGTAGTCCTTGGGACGGACCACTAGGCCCCAGATGTCGGTGCGGCCGTCGCGGCCCTTGGCTTTGAACACCTGCGGCGCCTTCCAGCCGGCGGCCCTCAGGGCGCCGATGTCGCCGGTTTCGATCCGCGCCACCAAAGTCCCGTCGGCCTTGCGCAATTCGGAGATGTTGGGCTGGTCCACCCTTGAATAGGTGTCGACGTAGAAGGCCATGTCCGATGAAAAGGCCACGTCATGCCAGGCGTCGGCGAAGGTCAGGGGCGTCAGACCCCGGCCATCGAAGCCGATGCGGTAGACATGCTGCAGATAAGGATCCTCGCCCGGCCGCATGCCGCTGGCCGCGAACCAGATCTGGCGCCTGTCCTCATCGACCTTGATCACCTTGCGCACGATCCAGTCGCCCTTGGTGATCTGGTTCTTCACCCGCCCGGTGCGGCCGTCGTGCAGATAGAGGTGGTTCCAGCCGTCTCGCTCCGACATCCAGATCACTTCGCGCCCATCGGCGCCGATATCCTGGCGGAAGGTCCGGCCCATATTGATGAAGGTCTTGGTCTGCTCGTCGATCACGGCGCGGGCCTTGCCGCTGGCCGCCTCGATCTCGATCAACTTCAGCGCCTGATGGCCGCGTTGATCATACTCGAAGGTCACCGTGGCGCTGTCCTTGCGCCAGGCCAGTTTGGACATCGCATAGGGGTTGGCAAAGAGGTCGTCGGCGACGGTGACCTGCCTGGCTGACGCCACGTCGAACAGGACCGGTCGCTCGATATCCACTGGGTCGCCGGGCTTGGGATAGAGCTGGGTCTGCAGTTTGGGCTGCACCTGATCGCCAGGCGAGGTCTCCACCCGCAGCACCTTGCGCCCATAGCCGGGCCGCAAGCGATAGAGGGCGAGCTTCTTAGAGTCCGGCGACCAGGCGATGGTCTCGGGGTCGTAGAAATCGCCCGGCGAGCCGTCCGTGCTCAGGATCGTCACAGCCCCGTGCGGCAAGGCGCGCACCGCCAGATTGTCGCCCTGGACGAAGGCCTCCCATCGGCCGTCGGGCGACCGCCTGGGCGTATTGTCGGCGGGAACGGAAAGATCGCGCACCACGCCAAAGCCCTTGGGGCGAGCCTTGCGGGCCGGGGCGCGGGCGCAGACGTAGTCCTCCAGCCGGCAGGTCCAGCGACCTTCGCCGGACGCAAAGGCGATCGACCGCCCCTCGTGAACGAAAGTGTCGAACGGCAGACGCAGAGGATTTTGCGGCGCGCCCATCGCCTTTGAAAGGCCAGCGGCGAGGCGCTCATGATCAAAGGCCGACGCCTTGGCGTTGGTGGCCACGTCATAGGCGATGAAGCTGAACCCGCCAGGGACGGTCTTGCGATAGTAGAACTTCGACTGTCCTTCGACCCAGGTCGCCGGGTCAGCGACGTCCTTCGTCAGGAACATCCAGCGATCACGCAGGGTCAGGGCCGCATCCACGTCCGCCCGTGTGGCCGCCGCCAGGACGGGACTGGCCACAACCAGGAAAAGGGCTGCCGCGGCCCCCAGGCATCGAAGCATGAACATGACTTGGCCCCCACGAAATGAGGGTCAAGCTATCGTATACGATTTTGGATTCCTAGGCCGCCACGCGAGGAGGGGGGCCGACATAGGCCGACTGCGGCCTTATCAGGCGCCCGCCGGCTACTTGCTCGCGGGCATGGGCGACCCAGCCGGCGGTGCGCCCCATGGCGAAGACGCAGGTGAAGGCGCTGGGCGGGAAGCCCAGAGCCTCCAGCAGCAGCGCTGTGTAGAATTCGACATTGGTCTCCAGCGGCCGATCTGGCTTGCGCTCGCGCAAAATGGCCAGGGCTGCCCCCTCCACGGCCTCGGCCAGGGCTGCCCCCTCCACGGCCTCGGCCAAGGCGATCCGGCCGCACACGGCTTCTTCCTGCAGGGCAAGATCGCGCACCGCCGCCTTGAGCGCGTCGGCGCGCGGGTCGCGAACCCGATAGATGCGGTGGCCAAAGCCCATCAGCCGCTCGCCGCGATCAAGGGCTTCCGCCAGCCAGACGCGGGCGTTCGTCGGCGCGCCGATAGCGTCAAGCATGTCGATCACGGGCCCCGGCGCGCCGCCATGCAGCGGACCCTTGAGGGCGCTGATCCCCGCCAGAACCGCCGAGGTCAGACCGGCCTGGGTCGAGGCGACGACCCTGGCGGCGAAGGTCGAGGCGTTCAGACCGTGATCGCAGACCGTGACCAGGTAGGTGTCGAGGGCTGCGGCCTGCGCCCGGGTCGCCGCTTGGCCACGCATCATGCGCAGGCTGTCGGCGGCGTGGCCGAGCTTCGCATCCGGAGCGATCGGCGCCTTGCCCGTCGAGACGCGCAGCACCGCGCCGGTGAACACCGCCGGGGCGGCGATCAGGTTCAGCCCAATCTCAAGATCGTCCCGGTCCGCCAGTCTGGCCACAAGAGCACGGATCGCCTCGACCGGGGCGCGGGCGAGATTGGCGTCCAGATGAGCGACCTGCTCAAAAACCCTTACCCGCGCCGCCCCCAGGGCGGGGGCCAGATCGTCGGGTAGGTCCGGAAAGAAGCCAGCCAACAGCAGCCCGGCGGCCTCCTCGAAGGACCAACGGCCCGCGAGCTCATCAAGGGCATGTCCGCGGATGATCAGCCGGCCCGCCAGGCCATCGACTTCTGAAAGAACGGTTTGCGCGGCGACGACGCCTTCTAGTCCCGACATGGACATCTCCTCTTGGATTTGGCCGCAATCCGCTCCTGAAAGACATTGACGTCAATCTTGATCAATATAATCAATATATGATGGACTGGATGACCGCAGAAGACGCGATGGCCGCCCTCGGCGTGCGGGCTCAGACCCTCTACGCCTATGTCAGTCGGGGGCGGATAACGGCCCAAACCGACGCCGCTGATCCCAGGCGGAGCCGCTACAGCGCCGCTGACGTCGCCGCCCTGGCGGACCGCAAGCGGCGCGGGCGCAAAGCCTCCGACGTAGCCCAGAACGCCATCGCCTGGGGCGAGCCGGTGCTGGCCTCGGCCATCACCACCGTCGCGCGCGGCTGTCTCTACTACCGGGGACGTGACGCCGTCGGCCTGTCGCAGTCGGAGAGCTTTGAATCCGTGGCGCGGCTGCTTCGCGATCAAAGCGCCCCCGATCTTGTTCCGGTCACCGACGCCGCGATCGCCAAGGGCAAGACCGCCGGCGCGCGCCTTTTCGCCACCCTGGCGGGACGCGTGGGAACTGACCTGCCAGTCGCTGGCCGTTCACCCCGGTCCCTGGCCGTGGACGCCGCCAGCCTGCTCGACGCCGTGGTCACGGCCGCCGCCGGACAGGACAGCCGCGACCCGGCGCATGAGAGACTGGCGCTGGCCTGGGGGTGCGATGCAGACGGCGCCGACCTGATCCGGCGCGCGCTTGTTCTGCTGGCCGATCACGAACTGAACGCCTCGACCTTCGCGGCCAGAGTGGCGGCGTCGACGGGCGCATCCCTGGCCGCCAGCGCCTTGGCGGGCCTGGCGACCCTGTCGGGACCGCTGCACGGCGGCATGGCTAGCCGCGTCGCCGTCTTCATGGCCGAGGTCAAGCGCAGCGGAGCCCAAGCGGCCACCGCCGACCGCCTGATGCGCGGCGAGCCCCTGCCTGGATTTGGTCATCCGCTTTATCCAGAAGGCGACCCGCGCGCCCAAGCCCTGCTGGAGAGGTTCGAGACGCCCAAGCGATGGGCGGCCGCCGCTCAGGCCGCCGAGGCGGCGGGATCGGGCAGGCCGAACATCGACTTCGCCCTCACCGCCCTGGCCAAGCATCTCAACCTGCCCGATGACGCGCCCTTCACCCTATTCGCCACGGCGCGTTGCGCGGGCTGGGTCGCCCACGCCATCGAGCAGTCCCAGACCGGCCGCCTGATCCGGCCTCGCGCGCGCTACGTGGGCGCGCCGGTCTGACGGGCCGCTCCAGGCGGCGCTCCATAGCGGCGCACGAAGGCGCGGGTGAAGCTGGCCTGATCAGCAAAGCCGAGCTGGCGCGCCACCTGCGCGGGCCTTGCCTGACCCGAGGCCAACATGTCCGCCGCCCAAGCCATGCGAAGATTGCGATGATAGGCGGCCGGCGCCGCGCCATGCGCCTCGCGAAAGGCGCGCGCCAGATGAAATGGCGAGACCGCCGCGATCCTGGCCAGTTCATCCAGGGGCACGGCTCGATCGCGCACCGCATGCAGATAGGCCCGCGCGGTCTCGATCCGCCTGAGAAGCTCCAGCCGTGTCGCGGCCTTGCCGCCGCTGAGGGCTCCGATGCGCAGGCCCAGGTCCTGGACGAAATGGTTCAGTCCGCGACGGGTCGCCTCCAACGCCCCGGACGCCGCCTCTTCCCCATGCTCAGGCCGCCGCGCCAACGTCTGGGCCAGGGCTGTCAGCGCCGCCCCAAAGGGATGGTCCACCAGCGGCATGACCAGGGGAGAGCCTGACAGGGCTGATTCCCAAGGCTGATCAGACGGGTTAGCCGGCATGTAGACGCATAGGCCTGTGGCCTCGCCGCCCGCTGGCAGGCTCACCTGCATGGCCGAGCCCACATCGGCGATCATCAGGGAGCCGGCGCCAAGGCGATGGGTGCGCCCGCTCGCCTCGTATCGCTCCTCCCCCTCCAGAACGACTTTGACGCACACAGCGGCGCGCGCGATCTGGCTGCTGCCGCCAGAAAGCTGCGACAGCACCAGTCGGCCGCCGGGCGCGGCCTGGCGAGGCCGGTCCAGATGCTGGCGCTGATGTACGAAATCGACGGTCACGCCCAATCCTGTCGCTCGCCGCGCAAGTTCGCAAGAACGGTCAAGGACGCAGCGATGTCGCGCCTGCTATCGCGACCCCTTCGCCTCCGTCGAAAGCCAAAGCTCATGTCCGTGCGTCTCGCCCTGCTGATTTCCGCCGCCTTCCTGACAGTCGCCGGGTCGGCGCAAGCCTTGCCCCGCCGCGCGGAGCTGGGCGTGACTCTGGGCGCGGCCAAGGACGGCGGCGTCACCGTGGACGCGATCGCAACTCCAGCCTCCGCCGCGGCGGCGGGTCTTCAAGCCGGAGACGTCATCTTGAGCATCGGCGGCGCGGCGACCGCTTCGCCGGCGGCGGTGCTGTCGGCTCTGGAAGGCCGTCGCCAAGGACAGGCGGTCAAGATCACGCTGCGGCGTGGCGACAAAACCCTGGTCCAGACCCGCAAGCTCGCCCCCAAGGCGCGCGAACAGTACGATGGCGGCCACGCGACCTACGGCTCCGTCCCCTTTGGGGGCGGCCAGCTTGCCGACATCATGGTGGCGCCGCCGCAGGGGCCCGCGGGCCCGGTGCTGTACATCATCCAGGGCTACACCTGCGCCAGCATGGAGGCGTCCAATCCGCAGTCGGCCTATCGGCTGCTGGCGCAGGGCCTTCTGGCGCGCGGCGTCTCGACCTATCGCGTCGAAAAGCCCGGTGTGGGCGACAGCCTGGGCGGGCCGTCGTGCGCGACCATCGACTTCGACACCGAGGTGCGCGCGTTCGAGGCGGGCTATAACCACCTGGTCAAGGACCTGAAGATTTCGCCCGAGCGCATCTTCATCCTGGGTCACTCCATGGGCGGCGTGGAGGCGCCGCTGATCGCGGCCCGCAACCCATCGCCGCGCGGCGTGGCGGTCTATGGAACCGTGGTGCGCAGCTGGCAGGACTATCTGCAGGACGTCTTCAAGTATCAGGCCTTCCTGGCCCGTGGCGGCGATCCGGCGCGCGGGGAGGCCGATGGCGAGGCGACCCGCGGCGTCATCGAGAAGATCTACGGCCAGGGCGCAACGCCCGCCCAGGTGGCCGCCACAAACGCTGAGGACGCCAAGCGACTGCGCGACTGGTTCGGCTGGGACGGCGCCGAGCAGATCTTCAGCCGCCACTACAGCTATTGGCATGGGGTCGCCAAGGTCGCGAGCCTGGCCGCCTGGCGCGACGTGCGCTCCGACGTGCTGTCGGTACGGGGCGAGTCCGATCTGGCCGCCCTCAATGACGAGGATCACAAGCTGATCGCCGATGTGGTCAGCCACTATCGCCCTGGCACGGCCCGTTTCGTCTCCGTGCCGCTCACCGGCCACGGCATGCGTATCGAGGGCACGCCGGCCCAGGTGCGGGCCAACGCCGCCGCGCCGCCGCCGGCCGCCTTCAACCCCACAATCATCGACCTGTTCGGCGACTGGATCGAAGCGGCCATGGCCAAGCCGCCGGTGGCGACGCAGTTCGAAAAAGCGCCTGCCTGATGAGCTTGGCCAAGATCGGCGCTATCGCCGCGTCCCTCGCCCTGGCGGCCGCACCCGCCTTGGCGGCGCCAACGGTCGCGGGAGGCGGCGACGCGACTCAAGCCCTGTCCGATTGCAACACTGACCTGCGCTTGCTCAATCCGCTCACCGGTTGGCAGGCGCGCTGGCCTCAACAACTGGCCGGGCTGGCCGCCGCGCCGGCGCCGGTTCAGCAGGTGGCGCTGGACGATTGGCGAGGCGCTCCCGCCGCGCTGCACGCCGATATCGAGGCGTTGCGCGCCCGAACCAACGCTCCCGCGCACGTGGCTCGCCGCATCCTGACGCAAGTCCAAGCCCTGCAGGCCGGTCCGATAGCGCCGCAACTGACCGACCCGCAATGGCGCGCCCTTCTGGATGGCCCGCTGAAGGACGCTGTCGCCGACTACGCACGGTTCCTATCCCAAGGCTATCTGCCCAAGGCCCCGGCCGGCAGCGGGCTGGCGCTCGATCGCGAGGGTCAGGCCTGCTTTCTTCTCGCGGCGACGCGCTGGACCAGCCTGGCGCTAACCGCCGACCAGATCGAGGCGACGGGTCGCCGGCTGCTCGCCGAGCGTCGGGCCAGGCTGGCCGAACTCAGTGGCGTGGCTGAGGCCGACCTTGCCCCGGTGCTGGAAGGCCTGCGCGCTGGCGAGCAGACGCCCACCACCCGCGACGACATCCTGCGGATATCGAGGGCGGCGCTGGAGCGCGCCCGCATGGCCGCGCCAGACTGGTTTGATCTTCCCGACGCGCCGCCCATAAATCTGGAACCCATCCCCGCTTCATTGGAGGCGGACCTGCCCGCCGGCTACTACCAACCCGCCACGGCCCAGACGCCGGCGACCTACCGGGTCAACCTGTCGCGACCTCAGGACCGGCGGTTGATGGCGCAGGTCATCGCCTTTCACGAGACGATCCCCGGCCATCACTTGGGCTTTTCAGCCGCCAGGGCGCCGGGCCAGTTCAACTCGGGCTTTGTCGAAGGGTGGGGCGTCTATGCCGAGCACCTGGCCGAGGAGATGGGCCTCTATAGTGATCGTCAGGCCCTGATCGGCTCAGCCGCCAAGGACCTGTGGGGCGCCAGCCGCCTGATCGTCGAGCCGGGCCTGCACGTGAGGGGCTGGTCGCGCGATCAGGCCGTGGCGTTCATGCTGGAAAACACCGCCCTGAGCCGCGCTGAAATCGAGGTGGAGGTCGATCGCTACCTGGCCCTGCCCGGTCAATCGCTGTCCTATATGCTGGGCTATGACGCCATCCGCCAGGCGCGCGAGCGCACCCAGGCCCGCCAAGGCGCGGCCTTCGACATCAAGGCTTTCCACAAGGCCCTGCTGTCGCCGGGAAGCCGGCCGCTTTCGGACCTGACGCTCCCCTAAAGGACGCCCAGGTTTCTCCAGACGTCGATGCGGCCATTGAAGGCGGGGGCCATCTGCTCGGCCAGATAGGCCCGCGCCTCATCGTCCACCAACTGACGACCCTCGTGATGCAACAGGCGCCCGCTCGTGGACAGGATGGCGTAGCCGTAGGCCGCCGCATCCGCCAGATCGTCACCCCGCCCGTCGGCCACGGCGCAGGCGGTCAGCAGGTCTGCGGAGCCCACAACCACGCCGGTTCGCGCGGCCGGCGCCACCAGGACGTTATAGCTGCGACCGACCCGATAAGCCGACAGCAGGACCTGGTTGAGCCGTTGAGCGGGGCCGGGATCGACCACCTCCTGGACGGGCAGTATCTGCTTGGCGTGAACCAGCAGGGCCAGAGCCTGAAGCGCCACGGCCGGATTGCTGGCCGGGATCAGGCCCTGGAGCTCTCCAAAGCTCGCTGGCCCCGCGGCCAGCCGGTCCAGGATCGGATGGTGGACCGCCGCCTCGCCCGCCATTTCGCCCATGGGGCCGACAAAGGCGATCTTGGCGTCGGCCCGCGGCACGGCCAGGGCGAACTGCTGCTCGCGCAGCGACAGGAACTGGTCCACCGGGTTCAGCCGGTTGAGGCCGCGCCCATAGATGTCACGCCGAAAGGTCTTGTTGTTGGCCAGGTCGCGCAGTTGCTCGGCCCAGATGCGGTCGTTCCCCGCCT is a window of Caulobacter sp. NIBR2454 DNA encoding:
- a CDS encoding response regulator transcription factor, with the protein product MFDLNLNVALQGPPTVLVVEDDASLRALLLRTLRENGYHALSSGSGPEMVRALQGASVDLILLDVMLPGSNGFDLCRAIRRESNVPLIMLSARAEEADRLLGLELGADDYVAKPFSARELVARIRAVLRRTNADSQPMELSRGQLGFGQWILDPAHRELISPEGAAVDLSGAEFDLLVAFVSQPQRVIGRERLLELSRARIADASDRSIDVLVSRLRRKLRRSEEDGAIIRTVRGVGYMFSLPVRRI
- a CDS encoding cation diffusion facilitator family transporter — protein: MSTPALSVADKAVITRRITLLSTLAATLLIALKGAAFAASGSVAVMASLADSCLDLVASLVTLLAVRYANAPPDAAHRFGYGKAEAFASLMQAGLVFASGALIGREAIGRLLHPAPVSVDGWSIAVMIVSIAITGGLITLQSRALAKAGSIAVAGDRAHYAADLASNGVVIVGLLATALTGVVWIDAVAGLVVAAWLVWGAVGVFRGASGQLMDRELSDKDRARVLALMAQDPRVRGVHQLRTRESGPYIHIQAHIDLDHDLTLEAAHQIVVDAERRILSIFPAADILLHADPRGRAETHGGVFGES
- a CDS encoding UrcA family protein, which gives rise to MLKMLAPAAAFALIASVAVAAPATNSAVVKVGDLDPAKASTARIMEKRIEAAALTACGADEGSVALVKRSAQKSDCYKQAVAQTRTVVSRQLASN
- a CDS encoding S9 family peptidase, whose translation is MFMLRCLGAAAALFLVVASPVLAAATRADVDAALTLRDRWMFLTKDVADPATWVEGQSKFYYRKTVPGGFSFIAYDVATNAKASAFDHERLAAGLSKAMGAPQNPLRLPFDTFVHEGRSIAFASGEGRWTCRLEDYVCARAPARKARPKGFGVVRDLSVPADNTPRRSPDGRWEAFVQGDNLAVRALPHGAVTILSTDGSPGDFYDPETIAWSPDSKKLALYRLRPGYGRKVLRVETSPGDQVQPKLQTQLYPKPGDPVDIERPVLFDVASARQVTVADDLFANPYAMSKLAWRKDSATVTFEYDQRGHQALKLIEIEAASGKARAVIDEQTKTFINMGRTFRQDIGADGREVIWMSERDGWNHLYLHDGRTGRVKNQITKGDWIVRKVIKVDEDRRQIWFAASGMRPGEDPYLQHVYRIGFDGRGLTPLTFADAWHDVAFSSDMAFYVDTYSRVDQPNISELRKADGTLVARIETGDIGALRAAGWKAPQVFKAKGRDGRTDIWGLVVRPKDYDPAKRYPVIENIYAGPHDNFVPKTFWPFGFHAGGDKMIGMQAQADLGFIVVQMDGMGTLNRSKAFHDVAWKNLGDSGFPDRIAWHKALAAIDPSYDASRVGIYGASAGGQSAFGALLFHPDFYKAAVAYAGCYDNRMDKISWNEQWMGWPVDDSYARASGVDNAHKLQGDVLLIVGEQDSNVDPASTLQVVDALIKADKTFELLMVPGEGHAVGRSTGPIPYVQRRQFDFFLRKLRGEAALDWNRSAAP
- a CDS encoding citrate synthase/methylcitrate synthase; translated protein: MSGLEGVVAAQTVLSEVDGLAGRLIIRGHALDELAGRWSFEEAAGLLLAGFFPDLPDDLAPALGAARVRVFEQVAHLDANLARAPVEAIRALVARLADRDDLEIGLNLIAAPAVFTGAVLRVSTGKAPIAPDAKLGHAADSLRMMRGQAATRAQAAALDTYLVTVCDHGLNASTFAARVVASTQAGLTSAVLAGISALKGPLHGGAPGPVIDMLDAIGAPTNARVWLAEALDRGERLMGFGHRIYRVRDPRADALKAAVRDLALQEEAVCGRIALAEAVEGAALAEAVEGAALAILRERKPDRPLETNVEFYTALLLEALGFPPSAFTCVFAMGRTAGWVAHAREQVAGGRLIRPQSAYVGPPPRVAA
- a CDS encoding citrate synthase family protein, yielding MMDWMTAEDAMAALGVRAQTLYAYVSRGRITAQTDAADPRRSRYSAADVAALADRKRRGRKASDVAQNAIAWGEPVLASAITTVARGCLYYRGRDAVGLSQSESFESVARLLRDQSAPDLVPVTDAAIAKGKTAGARLFATLAGRVGTDLPVAGRSPRSLAVDAASLLDAVVTAAAGQDSRDPAHERLALAWGCDADGADLIRRALVLLADHELNASTFAARVAASTGASLAASALAGLATLSGPLHGGMASRVAVFMAEVKRSGAQAATADRLMRGEPLPGFGHPLYPEGDPRAQALLERFETPKRWAAAAQAAEAAGSGRPNIDFALTALAKHLNLPDDAPFTLFATARCAGWVAHAIEQSQTGRLIRPRARYVGAPV
- a CDS encoding helix-turn-helix domain-containing protein, whose protein sequence is MTVDFVHQRQHLDRPRQAAPGGRLVLSQLSGGSSQIARAAVCVKVVLEGEERYEASGRTHRLGAGSLMIADVGSAMQVSLPAGGEATGLCVYMPANPSDQPWESALSGSPLVMPLVDHPFGAALTALAQTLARRPEHGEEAASGALEATRRGLNHFVQDLGLRIGALSGGKAATRLELLRRIETARAYLHAVRDRAVPLDELARIAAVSPFHLARAFREAHGAAPAAYHRNLRMAWAADMLASGQARPAQVARQLGFADQASFTRAFVRRYGAPPGAARQTGAPT
- a CDS encoding alpha/beta fold hydrolase produces the protein MSVRLALLISAAFLTVAGSAQALPRRAELGVTLGAAKDGGVTVDAIATPASAAAAGLQAGDVILSIGGAATASPAAVLSALEGRRQGQAVKITLRRGDKTLVQTRKLAPKAREQYDGGHATYGSVPFGGGQLADIMVAPPQGPAGPVLYIIQGYTCASMEASNPQSAYRLLAQGLLARGVSTYRVEKPGVGDSLGGPSCATIDFDTEVRAFEAGYNHLVKDLKISPERIFILGHSMGGVEAPLIAARNPSPRGVAVYGTVVRSWQDYLQDVFKYQAFLARGGDPARGEADGEATRGVIEKIYGQGATPAQVAATNAEDAKRLRDWFGWDGAEQIFSRHYSYWHGVAKVASLAAWRDVRSDVLSVRGESDLAALNDEDHKLIADVVSHYRPGTARFVSVPLTGHGMRIEGTPAQVRANAAAPPPAAFNPTIIDLFGDWIEAAMAKPPVATQFEKAPA